In the Methylophilus sp. 5 genome, one interval contains:
- a CDS encoding LTA synthase family protein codes for MQSSYFGKPRSTSKLWAIGHWFGPYAPLIVMFISGLLLLSLSRLGLVAWKWERVQATGELCQILLQGVRVDVIQLGLLALIPVLLSPILALPKLFKVWRGFTFWWVLLSLVLLVFLEAATPGFILEYDVRPNRIFVEYLKYPHEVFGMLWQGFKLELLFGLVMTVIAFALVRKLLKPWRKAQVKWSGPAVWLVWPLLLVLTVLGIRSTLTHRPANPALFAITQDSMVNSLILNSTYSVFYAAYSLQHEAKSSAIYGKMPREQVFALTGAQDTDIPTLTTLVPGVKRDKPLNLVILLQESLGAGFVESLGGKPVTPNLEKLKADGIWFTHLYATGTRSVRGIEAVVTGFQPTPSDSTVKLDLSQKNFFTLASLLSKRGYLTEFIYGGEAHFDNMRSFFMGNGFQQITDQPDFQNPVFVASWGASDEDLLNKTHEQLMAHHASGKPFFTLAFSSSNHAPFDYPDGRIKLYEQPKATDNNAVKYADYAIGEFFKKAKASPYWNDTVFLIVADHDIRVRGDSLVPIEHFHIPALILGGAVQPKTVDVIASQIDLPVTVLSLMGIEAQHPMTGHDLSNVSAYYRGRALMQYNYNFGWMQQLGPEAAENAVVVLREGKPPAFGRYDLASKQLQNTAAPADGTAFAERALANSLLPALLYQEQRYRLPE; via the coding sequence ATGCAATCAAGTTACTTCGGCAAGCCACGTTCCACTTCAAAATTATGGGCCATTGGACATTGGTTTGGCCCTTATGCACCGCTCATTGTCATGTTTATCAGCGGATTGCTGCTGCTTTCCCTCTCGCGTTTAGGCCTGGTGGCCTGGAAGTGGGAGCGCGTGCAGGCCACGGGTGAGCTGTGCCAAATTTTACTGCAAGGTGTGCGTGTTGATGTAATTCAGTTAGGCTTGCTGGCACTGATTCCTGTCTTGTTATCGCCGATATTAGCGCTCCCTAAGTTGTTCAAAGTATGGCGTGGATTTACGTTCTGGTGGGTGTTGCTGTCATTGGTGCTGTTGGTGTTTCTCGAAGCCGCCACGCCTGGCTTTATTCTCGAATATGATGTGCGGCCTAACCGTATTTTTGTCGAATATCTAAAATATCCGCACGAGGTATTTGGCATGCTGTGGCAGGGCTTTAAGCTGGAGCTGTTGTTTGGCTTGGTGATGACGGTGATTGCCTTTGCACTGGTGCGCAAACTGCTCAAGCCATGGCGCAAAGCGCAGGTAAAATGGTCTGGACCCGCCGTGTGGCTGGTGTGGCCACTGCTGTTGGTATTGACCGTGCTTGGTATTCGTTCAACGCTGACGCACCGCCCCGCCAACCCGGCGCTGTTTGCAATTACGCAAGACAGCATGGTCAACAGCCTCATTTTGAACTCGACTTATTCGGTCTTTTACGCGGCTTATAGTTTGCAACACGAAGCAAAGTCGAGTGCGATTTATGGCAAGATGCCGCGCGAACAAGTCTTTGCCTTAACCGGCGCACAAGACACTGATATTCCAACGCTGACGACACTGGTGCCTGGCGTTAAACGCGACAAACCATTGAACCTGGTGATTTTGCTGCAAGAGAGCTTGGGCGCAGGTTTTGTGGAGTCACTGGGTGGCAAGCCGGTGACGCCAAATCTGGAAAAACTCAAAGCAGATGGTATCTGGTTCACACACTTGTATGCGACCGGCACCCGCTCGGTGCGTGGTATTGAGGCAGTTGTCACTGGCTTTCAACCGACGCCCTCTGACAGCACTGTCAAACTGGATTTAAGCCAGAAGAACTTTTTTACATTGGCATCGTTGCTATCTAAGCGAGGTTATTTGACCGAGTTTATTTATGGTGGTGAAGCGCATTTTGACAATATGCGCAGCTTTTTCATGGGCAATGGTTTTCAGCAAATCACGGACCAGCCCGACTTTCAAAATCCGGTATTTGTCGCCAGCTGGGGTGCCTCGGATGAAGACCTGCTGAATAAAACCCATGAGCAACTGATGGCGCACCATGCCAGTGGCAAACCATTCTTTACCCTGGCTTTCAGCTCTTCTAACCATGCGCCGTTTGACTACCCGGATGGCCGGATTAAGCTCTATGAGCAACCCAAGGCGACTGACAACAATGCCGTGAAATATGCCGATTACGCGATTGGTGAGTTCTTTAAAAAAGCCAAAGCCAGCCCTTACTGGAACGATACCGTATTCTTGATCGTGGCCGACCACGATATCCGCGTACGCGGTGATTCGCTGGTGCCTATCGAGCATTTTCATATCCCGGCCCTGATTTTAGGCGGTGCAGTCCAGCCTAAAACAGTCGATGTGATTGCCAGCCAGATTGACTTGCCAGTGACGGTGTTGTCACTCATGGGTATAGAGGCGCAGCACCCGATGACGGGTCATGACTTGTCTAATGTGAGTGCTTACTACCGTGGCCGCGCTTTAATGCAGTACAACTATAACTTTGGCTGGATGCAGCAGCTGGGGCCAGAGGCCGCAGAAAATGCAGTTGTGGTGTTGCGTGAAGGTAAGCCGCCAGCATTTGGTCGCTACGATCTTGCCAGCAAGCAGTTGCAAAATACGGCCGCCCCTGCCGACGGGACCGCCTTCGCAGAGCGAGCACTGGCGAATAGCCTGTTGCCTGCGCTGTTGTATCAAGAACAACGTTATCGCTTGCCAGAGTAG
- a CDS encoding lipopolysaccharide kinase InaA family protein, translating to MLTRQVMIDGLKYIASGRFWLKNSHLPAINHTIPDDFTGLCVASNADPATDSYVLEQLQAIGVKRVRLDMSDDDARPFQERFLRRLLAAGFSVTLHAVQPYEAAKNMRSHEVQARWKQFIGELLQGYATGIAALEIGNTVNRKKWAGYDMPGFMLAWQIAYDLAREYQVVVVGPNIQDFEPLYNISLLKTLGEDRRLPDVHSNNLFVERVIEPELADFRMLRHKWTRCLKFNLIKKAKLLQKIGDDMGVPTLVSPVAFWAIFRIKRRLPDGAQKQADYVTRYFTLLAASGALRHANWGAFICHREGLIDDGLMDADYPALERVAYYKSADGECANYRQNPSFAAFKTVSHWLNGAQYIAPVSTGNGLEIHHLQQHGQTVHIAWTVNGQSALLDQIYSPHSLQQAQLFNRDGEPAQGKQMLTESPLYLVWPQAEQIVLRTPRPVLSGTVIHAHIAGQQYFPIEEGDWRGMILAANAEQAQQLWQAWHPETLLPPAKENALRHARNAIWSLPDPRDAAQQVTVKKPVRMYWHKTWLDRYKPSKAKRSWNGAMELLRRGVSTAMPLAYIEHANDPTLRRNFYMCAFVPHQFAISKAFLAFKNGDSHFEGIAADTLYHAFARFCLHMHNSGIYFRDFSGGNILVQKHADELRFVLIDTARLQATATATMIKQRLADLTRALHKLHWEGRKQFLQMYLGMTGRRLGWQFLWPFYLYDFKVSLKKTIGRKGMRKLLRYIKSRFA from the coding sequence ATGCTCACGCGCCAGGTCATGATTGATGGCCTGAAATACATCGCTTCTGGCCGCTTCTGGCTCAAAAACAGTCATTTACCAGCGATTAACCATACCATTCCTGATGACTTCACCGGCCTGTGCGTTGCCAGTAATGCAGACCCGGCGACAGACAGCTATGTGCTGGAGCAGTTGCAGGCAATCGGCGTTAAGCGGGTGCGGCTGGACATGAGTGATGATGATGCACGGCCGTTTCAGGAACGTTTTTTACGACGATTATTGGCTGCTGGTTTCTCAGTCACTTTACATGCCGTGCAGCCTTATGAGGCAGCCAAAAATATGCGCAGCCATGAGGTGCAGGCACGCTGGAAGCAGTTTATCGGTGAGTTGCTGCAAGGCTACGCGACAGGCATTGCCGCGCTGGAAATTGGCAATACGGTTAATCGCAAAAAGTGGGCTGGTTACGACATGCCGGGCTTTATGCTTGCCTGGCAAATTGCCTATGACCTGGCCAGAGAGTATCAGGTGGTGGTGGTTGGCCCGAATATTCAGGACTTTGAGCCCCTGTATAACATCAGCCTGCTGAAAACGCTGGGCGAAGACCGTCGATTGCCCGATGTGCATAGTAATAACCTGTTTGTGGAGCGGGTGATCGAGCCTGAGTTGGCAGATTTTCGTATGTTGAGGCATAAGTGGACGCGTTGCCTCAAATTTAACCTGATTAAAAAAGCCAAGTTGCTACAAAAAATCGGTGATGATATGGGCGTACCAACGCTGGTGTCGCCGGTCGCGTTTTGGGCTATTTTCCGCATCAAGCGCCGTTTGCCGGATGGTGCGCAGAAGCAGGCTGATTATGTGACGCGCTATTTCACATTGCTGGCTGCCTCGGGTGCCCTGAGGCACGCCAACTGGGGTGCGTTTATTTGCCACCGCGAGGGCTTGATTGATGATGGCCTGATGGATGCTGATTATCCTGCACTGGAGCGAGTGGCTTATTACAAATCAGCAGATGGCGAGTGTGCGAATTATCGGCAAAACCCGAGTTTTGCTGCCTTTAAAACCGTCAGCCATTGGCTCAATGGGGCGCAATATATTGCGCCAGTCAGCACCGGCAACGGCCTGGAAATCCACCATTTGCAACAGCATGGGCAAACTGTGCATATTGCCTGGACCGTGAATGGTCAATCTGCCTTATTGGACCAGATTTATTCACCGCATAGTTTGCAGCAAGCGCAACTATTTAACCGCGATGGTGAACCAGCGCAGGGTAAACAAATGCTCACCGAGTCGCCGTTATACCTGGTGTGGCCACAAGCTGAACAGATTGTCTTGCGCACGCCACGCCCCGTATTAAGCGGCACCGTGATTCACGCGCATATCGCCGGTCAGCAGTATTTCCCGATTGAAGAGGGTGATTGGCGCGGCATGATCTTGGCCGCCAATGCCGAGCAAGCACAACAGTTATGGCAGGCCTGGCATCCAGAAACCTTACTGCCGCCAGCTAAAGAGAATGCTTTGCGTCATGCCAGAAATGCCATCTGGTCACTGCCGGATCCGCGCGATGCCGCGCAACAGGTCACCGTTAAAAAACCGGTGCGCATGTACTGGCACAAAACCTGGCTAGATAGGTATAAGCCGAGCAAGGCCAAGCGTAGCTGGAATGGCGCCATGGAGTTGTTACGGCGCGGGGTTAGCACCGCAATGCCGCTTGCCTACATTGAGCATGCCAATGATCCTACATTGCGCCGCAATTTTTATATGTGTGCTTTTGTGCCGCACCAGTTCGCCATTTCAAAAGCCTTTTTGGCGTTTAAAAACGGTGACAGCCATTTTGAAGGCATTGCTGCCGACACCTTGTATCACGCCTTTGCCCGTTTCTGTTTGCATATGCATAACTCAGGTATTTATTTCCGTGATTTCTCTGGTGGTAATATTCTGGTGCAAAAGCACGCAGATGAATTGCGCTTTGTGCTGATAGACACTGCGCGTTTGCAGGCGACAGCCACTGCAACCATGATCAAGCAGCGCCTGGCTGACTTAACGCGTGCCTTGCATAAACTGCATTGGGAGGGCCGCAAGCAGTTTTTGCAAATGTACCTGGGCATGACTGGGCGACGCCTGGGCTGGCAATTTTTGTGGCCGTTTTATTTGTATGATTTTAAAGTGTCACTGAAAAAAACCATTGGCCGTAAAGGCATGCGCAAGCTATTGCGCTATATCAAATCCCGTTTCGCTTAA